In Eriocheir sinensis breed Jianghai 21 chromosome 64, ASM2467909v1, whole genome shotgun sequence, one DNA window encodes the following:
- the LOC126987097 gene encoding skin secretory protein xP2-like — MPAGKGVGSWSAFENGLEEYKVDQVKREWWYTMSPDNPPLTRKQRRRLRQKGVIPPAAPTAPAAPAPPVPEGEAAPRTKKPRSRKRKPKPKFAEQPEGAQPTDGAQPAAPAPAPAPAAAPAPKPEGKKKGKKEGAPAPAPTPAPAPAPAPAPAPAQTPAPAPAPAPAPAPAPAPAPAPIQAPAPAPAPTQAPAPAPAPAPAPAPAPAQAPAPAPAPAPTPAAAPAPVAPAPVAPAPVAPAPVAPVQAVAAPAPTQAAPAPAPAPAPTQAPAPAPAQAPAPAPPAPAPAPPTAPTQAPAPAPAPAPQAAAPSQPAAPAPVTPTSPAPPPLAAPAPAPQTQAPVPQPQSPKPTTPTAPAPALTPPQAATPTAPAPAPPAAPASPQAPKPPTPTSPQAPKLPTPTSPQAPKPPTPTSPQAPKPPTPTAPAPVPQQKQKPQGPQRPAPSPPHPSGGLAGLGSTPPPPLGSTPPLFPSSLMTPLSPPFTPMAPQAHDAPQRSPGTNPFAPQAPAPGPFAPQGPAPGPFAPQGPAPAPGPFAPQGPGAMPGLGSPLGNIFGQPPPGQAPQPLSPGGKFPTPPPLAPLPPFMAKPAEGPPADQPQQQPPKAP; from the exons atgccgGCCGGGAAGGGAGTAGGCTCATGGAGTGCCTTCGAGAACGGACTTGAGGAATACAAAGTGGATCAGGTCAAGAGAGAGTGGTGGTACACTATGTCG CCTGACAACCCCCCGCTGACCCGCAAGCAACGCCGACGGCTGAGACAGAAGGGCGTCATCCCCCCAGCCGCCCccaccgcccccgccgcccccgccccgccagtCCCTGAGGGGGAGGCCGCGCCCCGCACCAAGAAGCCCCGTAGTCGCAAGAGGAAGCCCAAGCCTAAATTCGCTGAGCAGCCTGAAGGGGCCCAGCCTACGGACGGGGCCCAGCCTGCCGCCCCCGCTCCAGCCCCAGCCCcggccgccgcccccgccccgaagcctgaagggaagaaaaaggggaagaaggagggtgcCCCGGCTCCTGCCCCGACCCCAGCCCCGGCCCcagcccctgcccctgccccagcCCCAGCCCAAACACCTGCCCCAGCTCCTGCTC ccgcccccgcccccgcccccgccccggcACCTGCACCAGCTCCTATCCAGGCCCCAGCTCCTGCCCCGGCCCCAACACAAGCTCCCGCCCCCGCCCCGGCTCCTGCCCCTGCTCCTGCCCCGGCCCCAGCACaggcccctgcccctgccccagcCCCGGCTCCTACCCCAGCTGCAGCCCCGGCCCCAGTAGCCCCGGCCCCAGTAGCCCCGGCACCAGTAGCCCCGGCCCCAGTAGCCCCAGTCCAAGCAGTTGCTGCCCCAGCCCCAACACAGGCTGCTCCTGCACCTGCCCCAGCCCCAGCCCCGACACAAGCCCCGGCTCCTGCTCCAGCACAGGCTCCTGCCCCAGCCCCACCAGCACCTGCCCCGGCCCCGCCCACGGCCCCAACACAAGCCCCAGCCCCTGCTCCAGCACCAGCCCCACAGGCCGCAGCCCCCAGCCAACCCGCTGCCCCCGCCCCAGTGACACCCACATCACCAGCCCCGCCGCCACTAGCAGCCCCGGCCCCGGCCCCACAGACACAGGCACCAGTCCCACAGCCGCAGTCCCCCAAGCCCACGACGCCCACAGCCCCCGCCCCAGCACTCACGCCGCCTCAAGCCGCCACGCCCACAGCTCCGGCCCCGGCCCCGCCCGCAGCCCCAGCGTCACCCCAAGCACCcaagccccccacccccacctcaccccagGCCCCCAAGCTCCCAACCCCAACGTCACCCCAGGCCCCcaagccccccacccccacctcaccccagGCCCCCAAGCCCCCGACGCCCACAGCCCCGGCCCCAGTGCCCCAGCAGAAACAGAAGCCACAGGGCCCCCAGCGGCCAGCCCCCAGCCCCCCACACCCATCCGGGGGCCTGGCGGGTCTGGGCAGCACGCCCCCGCCTCCCCTGGGCAGCACGccgcccctcttcccctcctcgctCATGACACCCCTcagcccccccttcacccccatgGCCCCCCAGGCCCATGACGCCCCGCAGAGGAGCCCCGGCACCAACCCCTTCGCGCCCCAAGCCCCCGCCCCGGGCCCCTTCGCGCCCCAAGGCCCCGCCCCGGGCCCCTTCGCGCCCCAAGGCCCTGCCCCAGCCCCGGGTCCATTCGCGCCCCAGGGCCCCGGCGCCATGCCCGGCCTGGGGTCGCCCCTGGGGAACATCTTCGGCCAGCCGCCCCCGGGCCAGGCGCCGCAGCCACTCTCTCCGGGGGGCAAGTTCCCCACGCCGCCCCCCCTGGCccccctgcctcccttcatggCCAAGCCCGCCGAGGGGCCCCCCGCTGACCAGCCCCAGCAGCAGCCCCCCAAGGCACCGTGA